The stretch of DNA CTCTTGACCATGTTGGGGATAAGGAAATCCCGAACCACTCCTTACCACCCACAGGGAGACCCCCAGCCAGAGCGTTTCAATCGTACTCTCTTATCCATGCTTGGGACTCTTGACCCAATGCGAAAGCAGAGCTGGAGCCAACATGTAGCTAGTATGGTGCATGCCTATAACTGCACCCGTAACGCAGTGACAGGCTATTCGCCATATTTCTTAATGTTTGGCAGAGAGGCCCGTCTGCCCATTGATGTGTGTTTCGACATATCCAAGGATGGCAGAGAGGTAAAAGACTACCACCAGTATGTGGGCAGGTTAAGAGAGAAGTTACGTCATGCCTACCAACTAGCATCTGAAGCTTCGCAAAAGAATCATCAGAAAAACAAGCGAGGCTATGATATGAGGGTCAGAGTGCACGACCTGCAAGAAGGAGACAGAGTGCTGGTTCGAGCCCTCGGGATTCCAGGAAAACACAAGTTACGAGAAAAGTGGAATCCTCAACCATATATAGTCATGGGGAAACTTCCAAATCTCCCAGTTTACCGAGTAAAGCCTGAAAGGGGGAGAGGGATAGTAAAGACTCTTCACCGAAACCATCTTTTACCCATAGGATTCTGGGTTAGGATGCCAGAAAATCGAGACGAGAAGTATACACCTCAGAGACCATGCACTAGAGCAGCTAATGCGTTGAGTCAAAGGAGGGAGcaacaaaatgcaaagcaaagaACTGATGAGAAAGAGCACAGTGATCCAGAGAGCGAGGAGGAGGATCTTCACTGTTCCCTCAGAAGAACTATGAATACTGATTGGTCTGATCTGTCCCCTTTATTATGTCCCTTGAACCGGGCTAGAAGTAAGCCGGAGGTGGTGGACCTGGAAAGAGGTGATGTCCAAGGTGCCGATGGCAGCGATGAAAGGATTGCTGACCCAGTTTTAGTGGCTGGAGGGAGAACTGATAGTTTCATACCACCATCAGAGGACCCTGTGGTGGACACAGGACTGGATATGGGAGACGTCCCAATGCCTAGTGAGCCCAATGATGGAGTGGATGCTGACAGTGGTCCAGTTGCTAAACGGGTTGTAAGGCCAGTCATTCGTCTAAGTTATGATGAACCAGGAGAACCTATGGACAAACCTCTGGTCATAGTCCAGAGAGGGATGAGACTATGCATCGCCAGCGAGACAGAGAACGAAATTGCTAAGGTACCTGTGCCTTTGTACAGTTTCACAGTTTGGTGTCCCACCTGCAGCGGGGACAACCTCGAGAAGGTCACCTGATGACCATTGTTTCTCCCTGAATGGGAGAACTGACTGGCTGGGACAGCCAGACTTTTAGAAGGGGGAGGATGTAACCCCGGGGTAAACCCCCCCAGTGTTAAAGTTttggtgaaaatgtgaaattttgattgaGATCCTAATAAATTGTGTTaagattttttccctttttcatagTGGGTgtcaatgtataaaaataagttGTATTATGCATACTGTCTGCAAGTATTTACTTTGTGATGGATTAAGTTAATGTTTGTGAAGTGTTTGGTGTAAAGTTATACCATGtgaactctgattggctgatgagCGAAGCGAACGTGAGGGGGGAGGAGATTGAGAGAGCAAAGCAAACGTGAGGGCGAAGCGAGAAGCAGCTTGTGCTCTCCGGCGGACATTAAGTGTCATGTCAAATATATACTGATAGCGATTAGCTAACAGTTTTGCAGAGAGACTGTTTCCAGTTGAGGACATCACATACAGTAGCCTCTCCTGTCAGTAAGAGGCTGGGGCTGTTGGTTTGTTCGACAAAgagctggactgtgtttgtcGCCGACGCAGAGTTGGGATTTACTTTTTGCCGACGCAGAGTTGGATTAAGTTTTTGCCGCTGTGTACAGGACTGGACTTTTGTGGAGTTAAGGTTTTTTTTACCACGAGGCTCCTACGTGGCCTGTGGGACTGCTAGCAGCAACAAGGGAGTATGGACTGCCGAGAGTGAGTATCCCTATCCGCACGCTCACATTGCGTACACTAGCTAAGACTGTGAACTCACTAACTCTGATCATCCGCCATTATCTGAggatcaggcctgcaacgggttATTTTAGGGTATTGCcggcttttttctttaatgttttcttttgtttttcacttcatgTGGGCCCACACAGgtaaatgtgtttgaagtttcacaaatatttgcagtTGTATGGAGTTTCACCCTCAGTTTGTTTAAGTGGGTGGGTTTCCTGTTAATGTGCCGCTGAcgtttgtaaataaatactgtactTTGGGCACTATTTCCTTCGTTCATTTGTGGTATTAATAAGAGGTTTATTTGAGTGTGAGGGATTTACAGCGCGAGAACTtaaaggtaaaaacacacaacaatttGCTAAATAATTTTACGTTCAGTTGTCAGATCCAAGAGAGTGAAAATTTCCCTAGTTGTGTTATTAAAGGGAACGGACCCAGGGCGCTGTATCTCAGTTCAAGGGGTACATAGGAAGcgctacatatatatatatatatatatatatatatatatatatatatatatatatatatatatatatcctgaaGTAAGCtaagtaaacaaaaagaaagtcaTTGTGCTAGACTCACAACGTGTGACGGTGGAGACCAAACTGTACACCACAGTTAATTTGTGAAAATGGGCTAGTTATTCTGAAACGTGACTGACATCATGCTTTTGTTACAATATATCGTTTTTACTCTTTTCAGATGTACTCAGTGAATTTAAGAATTATTTAGGAGGCCTGATAGGTTTGTGTTCATGCAAATCAGGGCTGTGTTCAGTAGACTttgtttaaattcaattttgatAAACAAAATTACAATATTCACTATCTGTCACgtaaacaaataatttaaaatgtataataatctttacttttctctttaTTGTTCATTAGGTTCCCAGCACAATTAGACAGTTTACCTTCTGTGGCTCAGTCTTTCTCCACAGAGGTGATTCTCTTGCCAGACCATCCAACTACACATGTGCCATGACAGAAAAGCCTGGCTTTTTGAAAATGGACATATCAAATCTGCACTGGAGTTTTGCTGTGACTAGGACAAAGTTATGCAGGCAACAAGGGCTGCCTTCCAGCCAGTTGTGGAAGGATGCAGGTAAGCTGTAAAAGTGAGAACATGTAAAAAGTAATACACTGTGAGAAGTCAACTTTGGTTGATGCCATTAATTATCTGAGAATAGCCAAACTGGAAGTTGTGTTTTCAGAGGTGTCTCCCACTGAAAACCCTGTAGTATGTCCAGATGAACAGATTCAACttccttccattttttttttcacctggaTGATTAAGCATGCATCAAGAGTTTGGGtggtatttaaaatgtatttttgctgctgctcatttttgACAAGCTAGTCGGGATATTTAGTTACCTTGCAGGGTTACTGTAGGATATATTATGATTTTACATGTATAATGCAAAACTGactgaatgtatttttatttcagtttttctgctcACAAAAGATTTATCAAAAATCTTTGCATTATGCACCTTAAATCACACTGACAGCTCTGAACATTCACTGTGATTCTGTTGTATATTGTGATTATCGGATCCTGCTTAAAATGATGGATATGAATTAACTGGATAATGTGAACTGTAGATGTTTTATTGCCACAGTTGAAGGTTAAAAACTGGCAGAGCATCATTTCTGCGCTCTGTCTTTCTAACAtttttggcttttcttttctaaagAAACGTTTAAGCCTTTAAAAAGTTCTCCTCCTCACTCCGAGCAGGTTTTAACTTTAGAAACTCTAAAGGGCAACGATGCTTTGTGATTAACTTTTAACTTTAGCGCCTGTGACACTTGTTTTCTTCGCTCATGTGTTAAAACACAAGCATATCTGTTACTTtatgatgttatttttttatcttcatAGAAAATGGACACAAGACCTCCAGGCATGGGCACAGATTCACTCAGCAGCTGGTTAAAGTCTTCATCAGAACACACACTTCTTATGGTGCTTTGCACATTGTTTGCTCCTCATTGTCTGTGAAAAGGAAGAgctaacaaaacaaatgcagcaaatgCACTTTTATCTTTAAGTTTGTCAAATCCCTGATCATTAAATGCTCTTCTGTCAGATGCTGCTGGTGTGTCAGATATGCACAAGGTGTCAAAGTCTCATCAGCCTGAGAGGGCTGTGGACATCTATTTGTCCTGTTCTAATAAACCCAAATTCCAGGAACTCCTTCTTTAGatcttttcagttttattcatatagccaagccaagccaattttatttataaagcactttaaaaacagcaagcactgaccaaagtgcacCAGTCAACAAATCCTGTCTCATGGCACTGCATACTGTAAGGTAGAAACCCTACAGGTTTAATCTAGGACAGCACCAGTTACCTTAGCTGCAGGTAACTAGTGACTGTTGAGGCCTCAGATTAAGTGACATTATGTTGAGCATTTCTACCCCTGTCTTGCCAACACATTACTGTTACGCCAAACTCCAACCTCACTGTGGTCTGTGGTCCATTCTGTGCTAAAACTAATgtattcatttacatttgtgctgttttaaataaaagctgtcaAGGCCACTGACCATAACAGGTGGAATCAATCAGACCAATAAGAGCAAAAACACTAAAGACAAAGCTCAGCAACATGGGAAATAACATGAGCAAATGCAGCTTTAGAGAGGGGAACAGGTAACATTTGTTTACACGTGTATTGTTTGAAATAATAGTTGTCAAGGCTACTGACCTTAACAGGTGgaaataatttaacaaaactCATTTCAAGTAAGTTTgatccaatttgtttttattcattttttttctagtcCAATTTTGGGCCGAGTTATGTAGTGTTTGGCCCaggttaataataatgataataacaaaaagaataacagtaacaatgaaaagaatataaagaagaataactaataataactgtcaaaacgaccccctatgagcaagcacttggcgactgtgggaaggaaaaactccctttaaacaggaagaaacctccggcagaaccaggctcagggaggggcagtcatctgccgcgactggtaattataaagtaattaattgaacaaaagtaaataaacaaagaagaaataagtaaataaagaaatgaaagggaGATCAAAGTCCAGGCATCTTAGCAAGTGTTTAAGGTGTGACTTGAGTTTGATCCTGCAGCCAGGGGTGCTGCTGAATCTGCTCCAAGGTGGCCCGATGTTGTGGGCTTCGAGTTAAACACTGCTTCAAAAAGTTCCGGCAGTCTGAAtagagagaggacagaaaacaaagcaaagatcagGATGGAAACGGCAGCAATCTTTTGGAACTTGTAAGCAAAATGTTTATACAGTATCAGCAccaaaacacagagattctaccAATGTCTCACCTTTGTGTAGGACTTTGTTAAAAGGTCTTTTCTTGCGGACGAATCTAGTGGTACGAAATTGATGCACTCCGTACAGCATTTCGTACAGCAGCGCGCCCAGCTGCCAGACTGTGGTGGGGATAGCCTCATACGTCCCTCGTGTGAAAAACTCTGGAGGGGCGTACGCTGAGGTTCCTGCaatgcacagacagaaaggaaggatgaggaacaggttcagactgaaatcaaaatCATCAGAGCAATGGCTGAATGAAGAGCACAAGCCAGATGTCATACCAGAGAAGACGCATTGTGGCTCTTCCTGTACCCAGCAGCCACAACCAAAGTCTATGATCCGCACTCGCAGGTCACTGGAGCCGGTTTCGAGGAGCAAGTTTTCTGTCTTGAGATCCCGGTGGAAGACCCCTTTGTTGTGCATCATTATGGCTGCGTCAACCAGCTGCTTCATGATgttctgaaacacaaagagagcAGTCAGAAGTGAAGAAGGGACTGATTCCTGTCAGTG from Archocentrus centrarchus isolate MPI-CPG fArcCen1 chromosome 7, fArcCen1, whole genome shotgun sequence encodes:
- the LOC115783721 gene encoding serine/threonine-protein kinase pim-2-like isoform X1, with protein sequence MKQLVDAAIMMHNKGVFHRDLKTENLLLETGSSDLRVRIIDFGCGCWVQEEPQCVFSGMTSGLCSSFSHCSDDFDFSLNLFLILPFCLCIAGTSAYAPPEFFTRGTYEAIPTTVWQLGALLYEMLYGVHQFRTTRFVRKKRPFNKVLHKDCRNFLKQCLTRSPQHRATLEQIQQHPWLQDQTQVTP
- the LOC115783721 gene encoding serine/threonine-protein kinase pim-2-like isoform X2, whose product is MKQLVDAAIMMHNKGVFHRDLKTENLLLETGSSDLRVRIIDFGCGCWVQEEPQCVFSGTSAYAPPEFFTRGTYEAIPTTVWQLGALLYEMLYGVHQFRTTRFVRKKRPFNKVLHKDCRNFLKQCLTRSPQHRATLEQIQQHPWLQDQTQVTP